GGGCGGTGCAGTTTCCTTTGCGGCCGTTGATGACCATCGTCAATACGAGTCAGGGGTTCATTGTGGGGGCGTTTCCGCAAAATCCTTTGCAGCGCGTGAAAGTGGGCAATGAAGCGGAAGTGATATTTGATGCCGTGCCGGGACGGATTTTTTCGGGAAAAGTCATCGAAATGGGGGAGTATATTGCACAGGGAGAGTTGCAGGCCTTCGGGACGATGTATGATTTCGATACGAGTCATGGGCAAGGGGCTGTGCCTTTGCTCATCGAGCTGGATGAGGAGATGCAGGAGTATTTCGTCCCTGGAGGTGCCAAGGCACAAATGGCTGTCTACTCCGAATACCTAGAGCCTGTCAGTATCATACGCAAGGTACTCCTGCGTATGAAGGGATGGATGAACTACCTGGTAGGGGAGTGATCCTTTGTTTGGATTGTTTTACAAGGGCTTCTTGAGGTTTATGCCAAAGCAGGTTCCGCTTTGGTGAGAGGTAGCTTTTTCTTTCCTCTGGCTCGTTTCTTTTTGAGTTTGTTGATCCAGATGATCGTGCCCGTCACAGGGAGTGAGGTCGCAATCAAACAAGAGATGAAGTAGATGATCTTAGAGAAGGTGCCGAATATCTCACCTGTATGTATCGACCGGATCGAATGCATGATTTGGTGATTGAGCGGTTCGTCGGAGAACAGTTCCTTTTTCTTCACCGCTGCGGTCATTTTGTCAAGGGTCAATTCATCTCTGCCCGATACGGCAAAGAACCCTACTTTGGACTTGGCGATGGAGACAGTAGGCTTGTTGTCAGTAGGTAGGTTGATTCTCGTGTCACCTTGGTAGTTTAGCTCGGCGTGGGCTACTTGTAGGTAGTCTTCTAAGGTTAAAGTCGTGACTTGTTGTAGCGGTTGCTTTTCTTTTTTCTTCTCATCACCACCTCTAGGTCCACGCGTAGGTCGTTCTACACTGAAGGTAGCATAGAGCCCATCTCGGTACCAGTCAAATGACCAGTAGAGTCCTGTCAGTGACATGATCAGCAGGATAAAAGCGGAGTAAAAACCAAGGGCATTGTGAAGGTCGTGATTGACCCGCTTCCAGCTGGCTGACCATTTGATTTTCAAGCCTTGCTTCCATGCCTTTACTTTTTGGGGTATCCAGATGATCAGACCTGTGAGTGTGAGCAGAGCAAAGATGACGGTAGACCAGCCGACAATCGGACGACCGATCTCAGTGTCTAGCATCAACCAGCGATGCAGTCTAAATACGACCATGAAAAATTCGCTCGAAGCAGTTTTGCTAGTACCTTGTACTGTTCCTGTGTAGGGGTTGATTAGGTAGTTGGTGCCGCGGCGTTCCCCTTCCTTTCGTACAGAGATGGCGTAGGCTTTTTCTGGATCAGCAGGGATGCTGATCGACGAGGCTTTTCCCTCCTCTACGGTTTTTTCGACGCTAGATACCAAGTCTTTTAAAAGTAAAGTAGAGGCTCCTTGTGGAACCTCTACTTGGTAAATGTCAGCGTTGATAGTCTCCTCGATCTCATGATAAAAGGTGTAGATCGTACCCGTGAGACATACCACGAACAGAACCAGACCAGCACCTATACCCAACCACAAATGAATGTCGTTGAAAAACTTTCTCGTCTTCTTCCAAGGGGTGTTTTGGCCTTTCGTCATGATCTGATGCTGTTTGTGGTCTTTTTGATACTTGTTTTACTTCTTAAAATACACCGATGTAGTGACTACCGTCGACGTTGACTAGTTCTGCACCTTTGGTTACATCACCCGTTTCAGTCTCTACGACGTATATGTTTCCGTTTTTCCCTACAGGAGCTTGAGTGAGGTAAATCTCCGTTCCGTCTACTACAAAGCCTTGGTACTGGAACAAGTAAAAGTCTGCTTCGTAAGGGATGTCTTCAATTTTTTCAGCTGTTTTAGTGTTTAGATCTACCAAAGCAAAGAATCCTTGTGCTCCAGCCACACCTTCAGCAGAACTAGCATCTCGGTACGCCACTACGGCTTTTCCATTGGCAGCAGGTCTCCAAGCTAAGATATAAGCCTCATCTATACCTAAAGCATCGTCCAAACTAAACACATAAGAATCGTCGTATTGGTTGTTTGCGCCAATTTTCAAGATGTGAGAACCATTTGGGTCTCCTTGGTTCGCCTGGTACACATCTCCGTTGTATTCGAAAGAATTGATGCTGCGGTAACCATTCGTGTTGCCGTATCCTACTCCAGATGAAATGACCGTTGGGTTCAACAAAGAAGGATAATCTAGTACAATAGTTTTTGATCCCAATATTTCGTAATCGCTATCGGACTCTCCTGTGGCAGGGTCTACTTTGCTCAAGCGTGCGCCAATGTATAGTTTGTCACCAGCAGCATTCAAGGTAGGCATGTCTATTCTTGAAATATAGTAGCCGTTTGCTTCTTCGTCTTCACTTAAAGCTACAGAGTTTTCCTCGAACCCGG
The DNA window shown above is from Reichenbachiella sp. 5M10 and carries:
- a CDS encoding PepSY domain-containing protein, with translation MTKGQNTPWKKTRKFFNDIHLWLGIGAGLVLFVVCLTGTIYTFYHEIEETINADIYQVEVPQGASTLLLKDLVSSVEKTVEEGKASSISIPADPEKAYAISVRKEGERRGTNYLINPYTGTVQGTSKTASSEFFMVVFRLHRWLMLDTEIGRPIVGWSTVIFALLTLTGLIIWIPQKVKAWKQGLKIKWSASWKRVNHDLHNALGFYSAFILLIMSLTGLYWSFDWYRDGLYATFSVERPTRGPRGGDEKKKEKQPLQQVTTLTLEDYLQVAHAELNYQGDTRINLPTDNKPTVSIAKSKVGFFAVSGRDELTLDKMTAAVKKKELFSDEPLNHQIMHSIRSIHTGEIFGTFSKIIYFISCLIATSLPVTGTIIWINKLKKKRARGKKKLPLTKAEPALA